In Candidatus Methylomirabilota bacterium, the genomic window CCTCGCTGCTCCCCAGGACCCGCATGATCTCGGTGACCGCCTTCCGCGGGACGATGCCGCTCACGCCGCTGAGCCCCTGCCCGACACTCCGGGTGGCCACGGCCAGGCGATGGCCGTCGGTCGCCACGAATCGCGCCTCCTTGGGCTGGAGCAGGAACAGCACGCCATTGAGGGCGAAACGACTCTCGTCGTGCGAGATGGCGAAGCTGGTCTGGGCCAGCATGTCGCGGAGCGTCTTGGCCTCCATCCTGAGCCAGGCCGGCGGCGCTGCCGGCACCACGGCGGGAAAGTCCGCCGGTGGCATGCCCACCAGACGGAAATTGACGCCCGCGCACCGGATCGTCACCGCCGGCGTGTCCGCCACCTTGAGGGCCAGACTCGCGGCCGGCAACTCCTTGACGATCTCCGCCAGCTTGCGCGCCGAGACCGTGATGGCGCCCGGACTGGCTACCCGCGCGGGGACGGCCACCCGTCCGGCGACCTCCAGGTCGGTCGCCGTGAGGCGCACTGTCTCGCCGTCGGCCTCGAGCAGGACGTTGGCCAGGATGGGCAGCGTCTGTCTCGGCTCGACGATGTTCTGCACCATCTGCAGGCCCTTGAGGAACGCATCACGATCCAGCACGACTTCCATGCAGTTTCTCCATGGTCAGGAAGATAAGGACAAAACCGTAGTCGAAGGCGTCGTAGAACGGTGTGGACAGCACGGTCTGCCTGGAACGACCGCTCCGGTGAGCGGTTGCGGCACAGGCACGCTGGGGATAAAGCAGTGGCCGATCGGGGACGGCCGGTGGATCACAGCTGGATCCCCTGGATAAGCCCGTCGATCGTCTTGCGCAGTTTGGGATCCTCCTGGATGAGAGCCTGGATCTTGTCCACCGCGTGCAGGACGGTCGTATGGTCCTTGCCGCCGAAGGAGCGCCCGATCTCGGCCAGGGAGGCGTGCGTGAGATGCCGCGACAGATACATCGCCACCTGTCGCGGAAAAGCCACGGCTCTGGTGCGGGTCTTGGCTTTGAGGTCCGAGATCTTCACGCCGAAGTAGTCGGACACTTTCCGCTGGACCTGCTCGATGGTGATGATCCGCTCTTCCTCGCCCCAGAGGTCGGCCAGGACCTCCTGGGCCAGCTCCACGCTCATCTCACGGCCGGTCAGCGCGCAGAAGGCGATCATGCGGGTCAGCGAGCCCTCGAGCTCGCGGATGTTGGACTTGATGCGCCCGGCGATGAGGTAGGCGACGTCGTCGCTCAGGCGCACCCGCTCCACCGCGGCCTTCTTCTTGAGGATGGCCACGCGGGTCTCGAAATCCGGCGGCTGGATGTCCGCGATGAGGCCCCACTCGAAGCGCGAGCGCAGGCGCTCCTCGATCTCGGGGATATCCTTGGGCGAGCAATCGCTGGACACGATGATCTGCTTGCGTGATTCGTAGAGGTCGTTGAAGGTATGGAAGAACTCCTCCTGGGTCCGCTCCTTGCCGGAAATGAACTGGATGTCGTCGATGAGGAGCAGATCGATGTTGCGGTAGCGGGCCCGAAACTCGGCCGTCCGATCGTAGCGGATGGCGTTGATCAGCTCGTTGGTGAAGCGCTCGGAGGACAGGTAGACCACGCTCATGCCCGGGAACAGGCGAAGGACCTGGTGGCCCACGGCGTGGAGCAGGTGGGTCTTGCCCAGAC contains:
- the dnaN gene encoding DNA polymerase III subunit beta, with amino-acid sequence MEVVLDRDAFLKGLQMVQNIVEPRQTLPILANVLLEADGETVRLTATDLEVAGRVAVPARVASPGAITVSARKLAEIVKELPAASLALKVADTPAVTIRCAGVNFRLVGMPPADFPAVVPAAPPAWLRMEAKTLRDMLAQTSFAISHDESRFALNGVLFLLQPKEARFVATDGHRLAVATRSVGQGLSGVSGIVPRKAVTEIMRVLGSSEDVQLAITENQFVMQMPNFVMTARLIEGQFPNWEAVVPRSHPGRLTLKRTVLTSALRRVSVMAEERNKPVRFVFAPRSLTLSAASHDLGEAEETLEVEYSGAELTIGFNSRYVQDALAPLEHDDVVLEFKDPLSPGVLKSAAGDDYCCVI
- the dnaA gene encoding chromosomal replication initiator protein DnaA; the encoded protein is MEFQPVLESLWTRMLESAGRRLPPTVLDSWIRPCRLLAVEGDHLRIGAPNRFSRDWLAQHHLDTLQTVAQECVGGHPRISIVVDDSPPPEPAVPPAAAAPPSSRSEGLNPRYTFDTFVVGSSNQFAGAACQAVAELPSRAYNPLFIYGGVGLGKTHLLHAVGHQVLRLFPGMSVVYLSSERFTNELINAIRYDRTAEFRARYRNIDLLLIDDIQFISGKERTQEEFFHTFNDLYESRKQIIVSSDCSPKDIPEIEERLRSRFEWGLIADIQPPDFETRVAILKKKAAVERVRLSDDVAYLIAGRIKSNIRELEGSLTRMIAFCALTGREMSVELAQEVLADLWGEEERIITIEQVQRKVSDYFGVKISDLKAKTRTRAVAFPRQVAMYLSRHLTHASLAEIGRSFGGKDHTTVLHAVDKIQALIQEDPKLRKTIDGLIQGIQL